ATCTTTTCCCGATCCAGGTAAAGGAGAGATTCTGGAGTTGGCAGAAAATGACAACGATGAGTTTTTTTTAGAGAATAGTTTAAGGGATTATGGACGAGCCAATTCGACAATTCAGGTACTGTTTAAAGAGAAGGGAGGAGTCAGGAAAACTCCTCTGGAACAGTTTGACTCGCCCGCCCATGGCGATATTGTATGGTCATTCGATTCTGTTCTCTTTTTATTTCAACAAATTGATTTTTACTTGTCGGATGTCCGGATCTTGGGACCAGAGAAGTTTTTACTAACATTTTCCCGGGATATTTTTCCCGGGAAATCGGTCCGTGTTCCTTGGTGCGGAAAAAGTGTCAAGTTAAAAAATATTCATGAATATTTTTCTTACTATGCTTGGAGTGCGTGGTGCACACCGGAACGATGGGAGTATCCGATCAAAATGGCTGAGAAGAAAGAAGATTTTAAGGTTGCCAAGAATCTTTCCATTCAGTCCTGGGGATATCTGAAGAAAGCTAGGACGATCAGTCGGATTATTCGATATTCAGGAAAAGAATTCTATGCTTCGATTCGATCTTTAATTTGAGTATGACGGGTATAATTTTTTGAGGATTAAAGGCTGAAAGACTCTTATCCAAATGTTTTACCAAGTTCAGTTTTCATTCTTGGAGTCAACTGGATTGGGGATGCTGTCCTTTCTCTTCCAACTCTTCAAGCCATTCGAGATCAATTTCCCGATGTAAAAATTTATGTCCTTGCCTCTGAACAAACCAAGGATGTCTATGCTCTGTCGCCGGCTATCACCTTGGTCCTTCCAAGGTCTTTTTCTCGGAAAAAAGATGTTTCCAAGGATAATGCCCTGACACTTTGCCTTCCCTTGTCCTTCCGCTCCGCTTTTACCTTGTGGAAAGGGGGCTGGCCCAACCGGATTGGATATGGATCAGAGGGGAGATCTTTTCTTCTGAACAGAGTGGTTGACTACGAACGTTGGAAAAGTAAAAAGCTTCATCAGTCAACATACTACAAAGAACTGGCAGAGTCTGTATTCGGGACCCTTCCCGATCTGGATCCCGCTCTTTCCGTTCCAACTGAAAAGAAGGATATGGCCAGGGATTTCCTCCGGAAACATCATATGGAAGACTTGTTCCTTGTGGGGATCAATCCGGGGGCCTATTATGGTGCGGCCAAAATGTGGCCTCCGGAATTCTATAAGGATATTGTTCGCCGCATTCTGGAAGAGATGCCGGAGGCTGGAATCGTTCTTTTTTCCGGGGAAAAGGACCGTTGGGTGACGCGGGAAATCGCTTCAGAACTTCCTCCGGACCGGGTGGCTTCAACCGATGGAGCGGTTCCCCTGTCAGAAAGTATCGCCTTGCTGTCGTTGTGCCGCTATGTCGTGACGAACGATTCCGGGATGATGCATCTGGGAGGGGCGCTCGGTCTTCCGGGAGCAGCCCT
The sequence above is drawn from the Leptospirillum ferriphilum ML-04 genome and encodes:
- the waaF gene encoding lipopolysaccharide heptosyltransferase II — protein: MLGVNWIGDAVLSLPTLQAIRDQFPDVKIYVLASEQTKDVYALSPAITLVLPRSFSRKKDVSKDNALTLCLPLSFRSAFTLWKGGWPNRIGYGSEGRSFLLNRVVDYERWKSKKLHQSTYYKELAESVFGTLPDLDPALSVPTEKKDMARDFLRKHHMEDLFLVGINPGAYYGAAKMWPPEFYKDIVRRILEEMPEAGIVLFSGEKDRWVTREIASELPPDRVASTDGAVPLSESIALLSLCRYVVTNDSGMMHLGGALGLPGAALFGPTDPVATGPMGGRTRIFHFPVRCSPCFLRYCPIDHRCMRSLTPDLIWPTIREDLEKLKRIT